A segment of the Mycobacterium intracellulare ATCC 13950 genome:
GGGGCCCGGGCAGCATCCGAGCTTCCGCTCGCGCGGGGCCACGCTCGAGCCGATCATGGAGAAGCTGTACCACCAGGAATGGCACTACTTTTTCGAAAACACCTGCCGCTGGCGCGATTTGCGCAAGATCACGATCGCTCAGGTGCAGGGCAACGCGATCTCGGCCGGTCTGATGTTGATCTGGGCCTGCGACCTGATCGTCGCCGCCGACAACGCGAAGTTCAGCGACGTCGTCGCGGTCCGGTTGGGCATGCCGGGTGTCGAATATTACGCTCACCCTTGGGAATTCGGTCCGCGTAAGGCTAAAGAGCTGCTGCTGACCGGTGATTCGATCGACGCGGACGAGGCGCACCGGCTGGGCATGGTGTCCAAGGTCTTCGCTGTCGACGAATTAGAGGAAAAGACACTCGAATTCGCGCGACGCATCGCCGAGCGGCCCACGATGGCGTCGCTGCTCATCAAGGATTCGGTCAACGCCG
Coding sequences within it:
- a CDS encoding enoyl-CoA hydratase, yielding MTVSEQADTGAADANTPELVAYETLDEGRIARIWLNRPEAHNAQSRGLLVQLDEAFGRAEADDTVRVVILAARGRNFSAGHDLGSEQALAERAPGPGQHPSFRSRGATLEPIMEKLYHQEWHYFFENTCRWRDLRKITIAQVQGNAISAGLMLIWACDLIVAADNAKFSDVVAVRLGMPGVEYYAHPWEFGPRKAKELLLTGDSIDADEAHRLGMVSKVFAVDELEEKTLEFARRIAERPTMASLLIKDSVNAASDAMGYTEALRHAFHVHLLGHAHWAAFNENRWPVGQPPHVEDWRDAKPTKVARRDTP